The Arachis hypogaea cultivar Tifrunner chromosome 14, arahy.Tifrunner.gnm2.J5K5, whole genome shotgun sequence genome has a segment encoding these proteins:
- the LOC112741498 gene encoding uncharacterized protein isoform X1, giving the protein MHCVTCLKRVGRLEPSRNMGVEEMVAMFLYIIAHDVKIRVIKRQFVRSEETISRRFNDVLLAILRCHNLLLKKPQPFSQDRMDERWKWFKDCLGALDGTHIKVNVLEADKPRYRNRKGDITTNVLGVVAPDMQFIYILAGWRVQLRILGYCEMHYFAMGLVFPKDFWHLIEDKNII; this is encoded by the exons ATGCATTGTGTAACATGCTTAAAAAGGGTTGGAAGGTTAGAACCAAGTAGGAATATGGGTGTGGAAGAAATGGTTGCcatgtttttatatattatagcACATGACGTCAAAATTAGAGTAATAAAGAGACAATTTGTGAGATCTGAAGAAACAATTAGTAGGCGGTTTAATGATGTATTGCTTGCTATTTTGAGATGTCATAATCTCTTACTGAAGAAACCTCAACCATTTAGCCAAGATAGAATGGATGAACGATGGAAATGGTTTAAG gaTTGCCTAGGAGCCTTAGATGGTACTCATATCAAAGTCAATGTTCTTGAGGCTGACAAGCCTAGATATCGAAACAGAAAAGGTGACATAACAACCAATGTGCTTGGAGTGGTTGCTCCTGATATGCAATTTATCTACATACTGGCGGGTTGGAGGGTTCAGCTGCGGATTCTAGGGTATTGCGAGATGCACTATTTCGCAATGGGTTTAGTGTTCCCCAAG GATTTTTGGCACCTTATAGAGGACAAAAATATCATTTGA
- the LOC112741498 gene encoding uncharacterized protein isoform X2 has translation MHCVTCLKRVGRLEPSRNMGVEEMVAMFLYIIAHDVKIRVIKRQFVRSEETISRRFNDVLLAILRCHNLLLKKPQPFSQDRMDERWKWFKDCLGALDGTHIKVNVLEADKPRYRNRKGDITTNVLGVVAPDMQFIYILAGWRVQLRILGYCEMHYFAMGLVFPKVIITYVMLDI, from the exons ATGCATTGTGTAACATGCTTAAAAAGGGTTGGAAGGTTAGAACCAAGTAGGAATATGGGTGTGGAAGAAATGGTTGCcatgtttttatatattatagcACATGACGTCAAAATTAGAGTAATAAAGAGACAATTTGTGAGATCTGAAGAAACAATTAGTAGGCGGTTTAATGATGTATTGCTTGCTATTTTGAGATGTCATAATCTCTTACTGAAGAAACCTCAACCATTTAGCCAAGATAGAATGGATGAACGATGGAAATGGTTTAAG gaTTGCCTAGGAGCCTTAGATGGTACTCATATCAAAGTCAATGTTCTTGAGGCTGACAAGCCTAGATATCGAAACAGAAAAGGTGACATAACAACCAATGTGCTTGGAGTGGTTGCTCCTGATATGCAATTTATCTACATACTGGCGGGTTGGAGGGTTCAGCTGCGGATTCTAGGGTATTGCGAGATGCACTATTTCGCAATGGGTTTAGTGTTCCCCAAG GTCATTATTACTTATGTGATGCTAGATATATGA